One Maribacter sp. HTCC2170 genomic window, GCTTGGCGCGTCCACTAAAAGTTGAATTCGGATTCTTTCTTCACAAAAAATCCAAATCTATTATCTTGGTTGTTGAATAAATAAGATACTAAATATTTGGCAATTGTCTGATTGTGCTCTTTATTTAGGCTCAAGACTCATCACGTGGTCGTAGCTCTCATCAAGGTATTTGGCAACATTATTCAAATTTTTAAGCATTTCATCGGGAATCAATACGTAACCTTTCATTATCGCATTGTGTGATTTATAAAGACCTGAATTAAATTCTGAAATGTACTTTTCTTGCACTTCCTTCGAAAACCGAATACCTATTTCACCGGCCTTGTTCAATAATGAAAACATATAACCATTAGCAGAAGTATAGGGCACAGTTTTGCCTTTTCTTTTAAAACGGGTGCATTTTGCAACCAACTCGTCATAGACTTTTAGTTTGGCGTCCCACATGGTTTCTTGTTTCTATTATTAAATAGCCCAGTTCTTTGTCATTAAGTTATTTGTTCTTTTTAGGATTCTAGAATTTTAGAAATCAATGACTTATATTTTTGAACATCCTTTTCAAATTTCTTCTGGACAGCAATCCATAATACAATTCCTATTGTTAATAGCACCCCTCCAATTAAGATATAGGATGCATTGTTACTTACTCCTAAGAGTATTGCAACCAACAAGCCCAATCCTAAAAACATATGCGAATAAATTACCATTGACGTTAAGAAATGCTGAGTAAAGGAAATTTCAACATGGGTCTCATTTTCGGGATCTGTTTTTAACAATTTTCCGTTAACAATAGTCCAATTATCGAAAAACATGTACCATATATAAAGAATGCGTTTTCGCACCTTAAATGTTACTGAATTATTTTTATCATAATCCATGTCA contains:
- a CDS encoding DUF423 domain-containing protein, with product MKAWNFIVKSNPKEISKKLESALGSVDGFVYDMDYDKNNSVTFKVRKRILYIWYMFFDNWTIVNGKLLKTDPENETHVEISFTQHFLTSMVIYSHMFLGLGLLVAILLGVSNNASYILIGGVLLTIGIVLWIAVQKKFEKDVQKYKSLISKILES